The segment CCTAAAAATTTTTAATGAGTTTCCTAAAGCCTCGGTTGTTGGTTTAGTGCCTCAGTTTAATATTTTTAAAGGTTTAAGCTTCAATTTAATTTATGATAATTTTTTCTCTAAAAAACTAAAATTCACAAAAGTTAAAAATCCTAAATCTTTAGCGCTTTTTTATAAAAGCATTGGTTGGGAAAATGATTATAATAAAAATTATTTAAAATATATTTTAACATTAACTTCTAAGAACGGATTAAGAGCTGTCGTTGGCTCAGGGCATTTTGTTGCCACTTATAAAAAGCAAGCAATTGATATTGGTTTTAATGGAATTATAGAAAATGGATTAAGTCCTAAATACGACAGAGAATTATTAGACAAACCAAGTCTTAAACTAGATTTGTGGCGTTTAACTACTAATGAAAATTTAGCATTTCATATGGGGAATATTAAAGAGCATTGGATGCATAATCAATTAGATAAAATACAAAGTGAAAGCGGAAACTTAGAATATAATTTTAATAATTCAAAAAAAAATAAAATACTAAGTCACTATTTAAAAAATCATATATTTAGAAATATTTTTCAAAACACCTATTTTTTTAGAATTTTTTTAAGATTTAAAGGGTTACCTAAAGATATAACAAAGAATTATTAATATGATTAAGTTTTCAATTGTAATTACAACAAAAAATAGACTAAACGATTTAATAATAAATTTAAATTCTTTAGATATTTTAATTAAAAGAGATGATGTTGAGCTAATTATTTGTGATGATGGTTCGATTGATGGAACTACAGATTATTTAAGGAAAAATTACAGCAATTATATTTTATTTTTTAATAAGTCCAGTAAAGGATATTTATATAATAGAAATTTACTTAATAATACAGCCCAAGGAAATTTTATTATTTCTCTAGATGATGATGCAAGTTTTATAAGTCAAAACCCATTAGAACAAATAGAAGATTATTTTAATAAAAATGCTAAATGTGCAATAATTGCCTTTAGAATTTTTTGGGGAAAACAATTACCCGTCAAGACTTTAACTTCAGAAAAAAATAAAATCGTAAATTCTTTTGTGGGTTGCGGTCATGCTTGGAGAAGAAAAAATTGGAATAGTATTCCTAATTATCCAATTTTTTTTGATTTTTACGGAGAAGAAAACTTTGCATCTTTACAAGTATTTAAAAACCAGTTAGAAGTTCATTATCTGCCAACTATTTTAATACATCATAGAGTAGATTTAATTGAAAGAAAGAAAAATAATGATTACTATTTTAGATATAGAAAATCATTAAGAAATGGTTGGTATCTTTATTTTTTGTTTTATCCAATAATAAGAATACCGAAATTATTTTTTTATACATTATGGATTCAACTTAAAACCAAGGTTTTTAAAGGTGATTTTAAAGCTTTATTTTCAATTTTTAAAGCTATATTAGATGTTATAATTCATATGCCAAAAATTTTAAGAAATTCGTCAAGATTAACAGATAGTCAATATAAAAAATTTAGACGTTTACCAGAGGTGAATATTTATTGGAAACCAGAAGAATAAACACAAAAATTGAATAAATATATAGAAATACAAGGAAGAAAAATAGGAATTGATTATCCTCCATTTGTAATTGCAGAGATTGGTATTAACCATGAAGGTTCTTTAAAAGTTGCAAAAGAAATGGTTGATGCAGCTTATAGAGCAGGAGCAGAATGTGTAAAGCATCAAACTCATATTGTAGATGATGAGATGAGTGGAGCTGCAAAAAAAGTAATTCCTGGTAATGCAGATGTTTCAATTTATGAAATTATGAAACGTTGTGCTTTAAATAAAGAAGACGAAATTGAATTAAAAGAATATGTAGAGAGTAAAGGAATGATTTTTATATCTACGCCATTCTCACGAGCAGCATCAGAAAGATTAGAAAAAATGAATGTTGCAGCCTATAAAATTGGTTCGGGAGAATGTAATAATTATCCATTGTTAGAACACATTGCAACTTTTGGAAAACCTGTAATTTTAAGTACAGGTATGAATACGATTGAAAGTGTTGCCGTAGCCGTAAAAATATTTGAAAAAGCAAATGTTCCTTTAGCATTATTACATACAACCA is part of the Polaribacter sp. SA4-10 genome and harbors:
- the neuB gene encoding N-acetylneuraminate synthase gives rise to the protein MNKYIEIQGRKIGIDYPPFVIAEIGINHEGSLKVAKEMVDAAYRAGAECVKHQTHIVDDEMSGAAKKVIPGNADVSIYEIMKRCALNKEDEIELKEYVESKGMIFISTPFSRAASERLEKMNVAAYKIGSGECNNYPLLEHIATFGKPVILSTGMNTIESVAVAVKIFEKANVPLALLHTTNLYPTPVHLVRFGAMKELSEAFPTHVFGLSDHTLTNHACLGAVALGASILERHFTDHKQRTGPDIVCSMDENDCKELITGSDLIWQMRGGTKEPAKEEQVTIDFAFATVVTINPIKKGEIFTKENLWVKRPGTGNILAESYNEILGKKAVNNIETDTHLNWSDIE
- a CDS encoding glycosyltransferase family 2 protein; protein product: MIKFSIVITTKNRLNDLIINLNSLDILIKRDDVELIICDDGSIDGTTDYLRKNYSNYILFFNKSSKGYLYNRNLLNNTAQGNFIISLDDDASFISQNPLEQIEDYFNKNAKCAIIAFRIFWGKQLPVKTLTSEKNKIVNSFVGCGHAWRRKNWNSIPNYPIFFDFYGEENFASLQVFKNQLEVHYLPTILIHHRVDLIERKKNNDYYFRYRKSLRNGWYLYFLFYPIIRIPKLFFYTLWIQLKTKVFKGDFKALFSIFKAILDVIIHMPKILRNSSRLTDSQYKKFRRLPEVNIYWKPEE
- a CDS encoding glycosyltransferase family A protein, which gives rise to MRIGKNPTLHQTLDLDKYNHQVVIPVYIPNFDGYFKDVFSILKICLNSLEKTTSKNTFITIVNNGSCSEVSSYLNDMLSKHIIQELIHTSNIGKNKAIIKGVSGHNFKLITIADSDVLFLSNWQKETLKIFNEFPKASVVGLVPQFNIFKGLSFNLIYDNFFSKKLKFTKVKNPKSLALFYKSIGWENDYNKNYLKYILTLTSKNGLRAVVGSGHFVATYKKQAIDIGFNGIIENGLSPKYDRELLDKPSLKLDLWRLTTNENLAFHMGNIKEHWMHNQLDKIQSESGNLEYNFNNSKKNKILSHYLKNHIFRNIFQNTYFFRIFLRFKGLPKDITKNY